Genomic DNA from Gracilinanus agilis isolate LMUSP501 unplaced genomic scaffold, AgileGrace unplaced_scaffold14278, whole genome shotgun sequence:
cctgattccaggcctggcattctctatccactgtgccacctagctgcctcccatcaTGTATTCTAATAACAATATTACTTCAGCTTCTGCTTCCATTGATCTTCACTCAGATATTCTCTAACATGCTTTTCCCCTTTGATTCCTGGGTTTTTTTTCACATCAGTATACTTCATTTTAAACTCAACCTATCCAGAGCAGAATTGATTATCTTTCCCTGAAAATCTCATTCCTCTTTTAAACATCCTACTCCTTTCTTTCCAATTTCTGCTTAAGGCACTGACATCCTTCCATTCACCATTCACAACCTCAGTGTTGTCCTTGACCCCTCACTCATCCCACTTATCCTGTTAGCTGCCAAAATCTCACTTCTCCCTCCCCATATTTCATATGtccctccctttctgtctgtTCACACAGGCCCCCACCCTAGTTTAGACTTATCATCTTTTCCCTGGgatattgcaatagccttctccTTGATTTCTCTCATGATGTTTGTTCCTACTGCAGTCTATCTGCCCCAGAGCGTACGTCTGCCATGTCTCTCCACCACTCAGGAACCTCTAAGGGTTCTCTGTTGCCTTTAGGATCAAATCTAAAATCAGTCCTCTCTTGGACTTAGAAAGCCCTTTCTAACCTGACCCGCCTGTCCTCCATGCATAGTTCTGTCATGCTCCACCTCCCACATTCTTTGGTCCTGTTGGACTGGCTTCAGAACTATTTATCACACGGGACCCTCCAGGTCCTGGGGCAGGCCTGTGCAGAGATTCTCCCACACGCATGGAGTGGActctttccttattcccttttcttAGAATCCTTTGTTTCCTCATAACTCAGCTCAAAGCCACTTTCTATCGGacacctttcctgattcccccagctGCTAGTTCTCTACCTTCaaaattacattgtatttatttgtctttgtttaaggctgtagatttagaactggaattgAGGCCAAGGATTCCACCACTGGTCATTCCCCCTACCTctatttagatgaagaaactgaggcacagaagttAAGTCTTACATCTAAAACTAAGTACAAGTCCAATGCTTTTTCCATTCACTGCACTGTGCTCCCTAACTTACATATTGTAGTACTCCCTGATGCAGCAGGAGCTCCTGAACAACAGGCAgtatttaatttttgtccttgtatcccaGCACTAAGCATGGTGCCAGGCACACAGTAAGCACATAATGAATATTTGCTGGTTAGTTGATGTGCAGTGCTCCTTCTACTTCAGGTCCTAGAAATGCAGGGAGCTGGGGGGAGAAGGCCAGCAGGGAGATCTCCTAAGTGATGCTTCAGTTTTACATGATAGACTGAGTTCAAAGAGGGGACAGCATCCCAGTGGTTGTGTTTGTTGAAGTCAGTCACCTTCTGACCTCTTCTATCAGGCTATAAACTCCATGATAAAGGTGCTTTTAAAGTATTGAGTAAATGGATCATCATTATGTCATGAGGACAAGTAATGCATCTTATTTATCTACGTATCTCCTCAGTGCTGTGATTAATAGTTTTATATCTTTGCTTATTCAGATGAGGAACTCTCCTTATCATCCCCAGCCCCACTTGGTGCTGAAAATCATATTGGCAGACATTCAGCTCCAGTTATTGtaccatttttctctcttcttcctctccccacagTCTCCCATAGAAACTCTTCCCCAATGAGAGCTCATACTTCCATCCCCAGCCAACCTCTCTTCTTGTCTGCTTATCCCCAAAATCTCTTTGAATTCAGTTCCATGttgcttcttcctctcttcaaCCTTTCTGTCCTTAATAGACTTTCTCCATTTTTGGGCTTCTTACCTGCCCTCTGTACCCATCAGCTTTGCCTTCCCttgttctcctccttcctctcctccttccccttctcatcCTCCTTGGTGGATTCCCTTTCTTATCTGTGCCCATTGTTTCTATGTAATCTATGTtggtcccctgctcccctttaTCTCATTTTCATGAATTTCTGTCAGGCTCTGGGCTCCCCTCCCCTGTGTGCCAACCATCCCTCCCTCGGCTGTTTTTCCCTGCTCTTCTCTTTCATCCTCTCCTCCAGACTGTGAGGATGATTTTGAGATCTGTCAGCACCATCTGCTCATGGGAGCAGTGTGCTTCTTTGGGAGTGTCCTGTTCTTGCCCTGGCACTTCCCCCGAGTACAAGaaactgacatttatattttGTGTCAATTGTTTCAGATTGTGAGCCAAGAACTGAAAACAAGGTGTTGACTCAAAACAGGACATTTTTAAAGACATGCAATTAAAGGAAGTGAAATTCGAAAAACTCACAGGAGATGTTCCTCAGGGACCTGAGTTTGGAGAAAGCAGTGAATTTGAAGGTAGGCTAGAGAAATAGTCAAGAAATACTGAAGGGGAGAAATCAAGTAAGACCTTTTCCCAAGAAAAAAATTGTAGGCAAGTAACAGTCATCCTCAAAAGATCTGCTTTAGGAGACAAAGCCCAAGAATATCATGAATTTGGGAAAAGTTTCATTCCTGGCTCCAAACATGTTCCACATCCAAGAATTTCAATAGGAGAAAGATCACATCAGGGTGATACATGTGGCCCAAGCTTCAAACAGAATTCAGATTTAATTAAACATCAGAAAATCCATGCATcaaagaaattctttaaaaataatgaatgtggaaaatcaTTCAAAAAGGGCTCGGTTCTTGAATATAAGAAAGCTAATGCTGTGTGGAAACCCTATGAATGTAGAGAATGTGGGAAAACTTTTAGCCGGAGCGCAACTCTCCTGGAACATCATAGCATTCATACAGGAGAAAAGCCTTATGAGTGTAGtgagtgtgggaaagccttcagtcaTAGCTCTACCCTGATTCAgcaccagagaattcacactggagagaaaccttatgagtgtaatGAATGTAGAAAAGCCTTTAGTCGGAGTTCAAATCTTATTGAACATCATAAAATTCACACCaaagaaaaaccttatgaatgtataGAATGTGGTAAAACCTTTAGCCGAAGTTCAAACCTTATAgatcatcagagaattcacactggagaaaagCCACATGAATGTCATGATTGTGGTAAAGTTTTTAGTCA
This window encodes:
- the LOC123254080 gene encoding zinc finger protein 3-like is translated as MQLKEVKFEKLTGDVPQGPEFGESSEFEGDKAQEYHEFGKSFIPGSKHVPHPRISIGERSHQGDTCGPSFKQNSDLIKHQKIHASKKFFKNNECGKSFKKGSVLEYKKANAVWKPYECRECGKTFSRSATLLEHHSIHTGEKPYECSECGKAFSHSSTLIQHQRIHTGEKPYECNECRKAFSRSSNLIEHHKIHTKEKPYECIECGKTFSRSSNLIDHQRIHTGEKPHECHDCAFSRSSSLIEHKRIHTGEKPYLCNACGKAFNQRSGLLQHQRIHTRK